One genomic segment of Thermodesulfobacterium sp. TA1 includes these proteins:
- a CDS encoding twin-arginine translocase TatA/TatE family subunit, producing MLPSLGGQELFIILFLALILFGAKRLPEVGAGLGKGIRSFKEALKSADVKEDLEKLETKKEEKAKDQEPSAKA from the coding sequence ATGTTGCCAAGTTTAGGGGGTCAAGAGCTTTTCATAATTCTTTTTTTAGCTTTAATTTTGTTCGGAGCCAAACGATTACCTGAAGTTGGAGCAGGATTAGGTAAAGGGATAAGGTCTTTTAAAGAAGCCCTTAAGTCTGCAGACGTCAAAGAAGACTTAGAAAAATTAGAAACTAAAAAGGAAGAAAAAGCTAAAGACCAAGAACCTTCTGCTAAAGCTTAA
- the tatC gene encoding twin-arginine translocase subunit TatC: protein MEYQLKETEEKKLGLIEHLLELRSCIIKAFIGWAIASVIAYLLADYIINFLLSPLLKAIPQQTSVFFRTFPEVFTSYLKLSMIFGFILGSPYIFYQIWSFIAPGLYPHEQKWVKTAVFLTSFAFILGDLLAYFLFLPFILKFLYSFGEKFLVFKPFLKDYINFCLRFFLIIGAVFQIPSFMVLLSRLGIVDYKGFKRFRPYAILIAFFLSAILTGGGDPFNQIILALPLTLLYEIGIILVRMFKPLR, encoded by the coding sequence ATGGAATATCAACTTAAAGAGACTGAAGAAAAAAAATTAGGATTAATCGAACATCTTTTAGAGCTTAGGTCATGTATAATCAAGGCTTTTATTGGTTGGGCTATAGCCTCTGTGATTGCTTACCTCTTAGCAGATTACATCATAAATTTTCTGTTAAGTCCTTTGTTGAAGGCTATCCCTCAACAAACTTCTGTGTTTTTTCGTACCTTTCCTGAGGTCTTTACTTCATACCTAAAACTTTCTATGATCTTTGGGTTTATCTTAGGCAGTCCTTACATCTTTTATCAAATCTGGTCCTTTATTGCACCTGGGCTTTATCCTCATGAACAAAAATGGGTAAAAACCGCGGTTTTTTTAACCTCTTTTGCCTTTATTTTGGGAGACCTTTTAGCCTATTTTCTTTTCTTGCCGTTTATCCTCAAATTTTTATATTCTTTTGGAGAAAAATTTTTAGTCTTTAAACCTTTTCTTAAAGATTATATCAACTTTTGTTTGCGTTTTTTTTTAATAATAGGAGCGGTCTTTCAAATACCTTCTTTTATGGTTCTTCTTAGCCGTTTAGGAATAGTAGATTATAAAGGATTTAAAAGATTTAGACCCTATGCCATCCTCATTGCTTTTTTCTTAAGCGCCATTTTAACCGGAGGAGGAGACCCTTTTAATCAAATTATCTTAGCCCTACCCTTGACACTGCTGTATGAAATAGGTATAATTTTAGTTAGGATGTTTAAACCACTTAGATAA
- a CDS encoding transketolase, which yields MLKIDLKQENLTEEQINWFEQAFKRCARRIILSTTLAGCGHPGGSLSSLSLLLVVYSIAKVNPQEPRSLDRDRIVVSHGHISPGVYSVLCEYQFFPEDPFLMEFRRAGSAFAGHVEQAVPGVEWNTGNLGQGLSAACGMAKALKLKELSNRVFCFMGDGEQQKGQVIEARRWAVKFKLDNLITLIDYNKLQIGGNIFDVMPQDLKAEIEATKWNVLEIDGHNFKEIFKALKTAIERKVPYPEHPTAIIAHTVMGKGISFMENDPKWHGMALPDDLAKKALEELGFDPEELDFLKEKRKTWKVSFKHQPHEPLPIDLKIPGPTVYPPEVKTDCRSAYGKALLNLAKENNPQTGIPKILGLTCDLEGSVKMTDFKKWSPQAFFESGVQEHHTASVAGALSKEGFSVFFSTFGVFAVDEVYNQLRINSINRTALKVVSTHLGADVGEDGPTHQCIDYIGLLLNLYDFEIYLPADPNQTDHIIRYIADKPYNVFVGMGRSKLPIITKEDGTPYFDEKYTFIPGKGDWIRRGDKGVIITYGTMVPYAVKAWEILHSESIEVSLLNIASIRPLPEQDLWEASKLKNLLVVEDHLVETGLGAKIASFLSINKIQANLILLGHKTICSSGKPAELFKHAGLDPESIAQAMKNLIK from the coding sequence ATGCTTAAAATTGACTTAAAGCAAGAAAATCTTACCGAAGAACAAATAAATTGGTTTGAACAAGCTTTTAAAAGATGTGCAAGAAGGATCATTCTTTCTACTACGCTTGCAGGATGTGGACATCCAGGAGGTTCTCTTTCTTCTTTAAGCTTACTTTTAGTAGTTTACTCTATAGCTAAAGTAAACCCTCAAGAGCCAAGATCTCTTGATAGAGATAGGATAGTAGTAAGTCATGGGCATATAAGTCCTGGAGTTTACAGTGTCCTCTGTGAGTATCAATTTTTTCCTGAAGATCCATTTTTGATGGAATTTAGACGAGCTGGGTCTGCTTTTGCAGGACATGTAGAGCAGGCTGTTCCAGGGGTAGAATGGAACACAGGAAACCTTGGACAAGGACTTTCAGCTGCCTGCGGGATGGCTAAAGCTTTGAAACTCAAAGAATTATCTAATCGCGTATTTTGTTTTATGGGAGATGGAGAACAACAAAAAGGACAAGTAATAGAAGCTAGAAGATGGGCGGTCAAATTTAAATTAGATAATCTTATCACGTTAATAGATTACAATAAACTACAAATAGGAGGAAATATTTTTGATGTAATGCCTCAAGATCTAAAAGCCGAAATAGAAGCCACTAAATGGAACGTTTTAGAGATAGACGGACATAACTTTAAAGAAATCTTTAAAGCACTTAAAACTGCTATCGAGAGAAAAGTCCCCTATCCTGAACATCCTACCGCTATCATAGCTCATACAGTAATGGGTAAAGGTATTTCCTTTATGGAAAACGACCCTAAATGGCATGGAATGGCTCTACCAGACGATTTAGCCAAAAAGGCTTTAGAAGAATTAGGTTTTGACCCAGAAGAACTTGACTTCTTAAAAGAAAAAAGAAAAACTTGGAAAGTTAGTTTTAAGCATCAACCTCATGAACCTTTACCGATAGACTTAAAAATCCCAGGACCTACGGTTTATCCCCCGGAGGTTAAAACAGACTGTAGAAGTGCTTATGGTAAAGCTTTATTAAACTTAGCTAAAGAAAACAATCCTCAAACAGGAATTCCTAAAATTTTAGGTTTAACCTGCGACTTAGAAGGATCGGTTAAGATGACAGATTTTAAGAAATGGTCTCCTCAGGCCTTTTTTGAATCAGGAGTACAAGAACACCACACCGCCTCTGTAGCTGGTGCTCTTTCTAAAGAAGGTTTTTCGGTATTTTTTTCTACTTTTGGTGTTTTTGCTGTAGATGAGGTTTATAATCAACTTAGAATAAATAGCATCAACCGTACAGCTCTTAAAGTAGTTTCCACCCATCTTGGAGCTGATGTAGGTGAAGACGGACCAACCCATCAATGTATAGATTATATAGGGCTATTGTTAAACCTTTATGATTTCGAAATCTATCTTCCTGCCGATCCTAATCAAACAGACCATATCATAAGGTATATAGCAGATAAACCTTATAATGTCTTTGTAGGTATGGGACGTTCTAAACTCCCTATAATTACCAAAGAAGATGGAACCCCTTATTTTGATGAAAAATATACCTTTATTCCTGGTAAAGGCGACTGGATAAGGCGTGGAGACAAAGGGGTTATCATCACTTACGGAACGATGGTTCCTTATGCAGTAAAAGCCTGGGAAATTTTACATTCTGAAAGCATTGAGGTTAGTCTTTTAAACATAGCCTCTATAAGACCCTTACCAGAACAAGACCTTTGGGAAGCTTCCAAACTTAAGAATCTTTTAGTAGTAGAGGATCATTTAGTAGAAACAGGGCTTGGAGCAAAAATAGCTAGCTTTTTGAGCATTAATAAAATACAAGCAAATCTTATCCTTTTAGGTCATAAAACCATATGTTCTTCAGGCAAACCAGCAGAACTTTTTAAACATGCAGGTTTAGACCCTGAAAGCATCGCCCAAGCGATGAAAAACTTAATAAAATAA
- the ilvN gene encoding acetolactate synthase small subunit, with protein MQEKRYTLSVLVENTPGALARIAGLFSGRGFNIDSLCVAETLDPTLSHLTLVTHGDDQILEQIIKQLRRLIDVYKVVNVTEEGDHVEREMALIKVKAEKENRDEIFRICEIFRCKIVDVSPKTYVLEVTGDRDKLEAVIELLKPMGIKEIVRTGVIAIRREKKSV; from the coding sequence ATGCAAGAAAAAAGATATACCCTTTCAGTCTTAGTAGAAAACACGCCCGGAGCTTTAGCCAGAATAGCAGGACTTTTTAGCGGGAGAGGATTTAACATAGATAGTCTTTGCGTAGCTGAAACTTTAGACCCTACCCTTTCTCATCTCACTTTAGTAACTCATGGAGACGACCAAATATTAGAACAAATCATAAAACAATTACGCAGACTTATAGACGTTTATAAGGTAGTTAATGTAACCGAAGAAGGAGATCATGTAGAAAGGGAGATGGCTCTTATTAAAGTAAAAGCTGAAAAAGAAAACCGAGATGAAATCTTTAGGATATGTGAAATCTTTCGTTGTAAAATAGTAGATGTAAGCCCTAAAACTTATGTATTAGAGGTAACAGGAGATAGAGATAAATTAGAAGCGGTTATAGAATTACTTAAACCTATGGGAATTAAAGAAATAGTAAGAACTGGAGTTATTGCTATCAGACGAGAAAAAAAATCTGTTTAA
- the ilvB gene encoding biosynthetic-type acetolactate synthase large subunit: MTGAKMVIEALKREGVEVLFGYPGGAILDIYDELYKAPEIKHVLVRHEQGATHAADGYARSTGKVGVVLVTSGPGATNTVTGIATAYMDSIPIVVLTGQVPTRLIGNDAFQEVDITGITRPITKHNFLVKRIEDLPNTIKAAFYIAKTGRPGPVLVDIPKDIQQTKGEFNYPEEIKLRSYNPVYEPHVKQIEKAYQLLEKAERPVLMLGGGVISANAHEEAVKLAEKLNLPVVMTLMGLSAFPGDHEQSLGMLGMHGTYYANMAVANCDVLLAVGVRFDDRVTGKVDSFAPSAKIIHIDIDPSSIQKNVKVDVPIVADCKKALKRLLEFIKLGGKENKYWRERFNDWWEQINIWRRRYPLTYRQEGDYIKPQFVIEKLYELTKGEAIVATEVGQNQMWTALFYKFKHPRSLITSGGLGTMGFGFPAAIGAQMGNPGKLVVDIAGDGSIQMNIQELATAVEQKLPIKIIILNNGFLGMVRQWQELFYGKRYSSVKFGVIPDFVKLAEAYGAVGMRITRPEEVEPALKKVLQTNSLVILDVHIAPEEGVFPMVPAGKATTEMILL; this comes from the coding sequence ATGACTGGTGCAAAAATGGTGATAGAAGCCTTAAAACGAGAAGGGGTGGAGGTTCTTTTTGGTTATCCTGGTGGGGCTATATTAGACATATATGACGAACTTTACAAGGCACCAGAGATAAAACATGTGTTAGTAAGACATGAACAAGGAGCTACTCATGCTGCCGATGGTTACGCTAGATCAACAGGAAAAGTAGGGGTCGTATTGGTTACCTCAGGTCCTGGTGCTACCAACACAGTTACAGGGATTGCTACTGCTTACATGGATTCTATTCCGATAGTTGTTTTAACCGGACAGGTTCCAACGAGATTAATCGGGAACGATGCCTTTCAAGAGGTAGATATTACCGGGATAACCAGGCCTATAACTAAACACAATTTTTTAGTAAAACGCATAGAAGATCTCCCTAATACTATAAAAGCTGCCTTTTACATAGCCAAAACAGGCAGGCCTGGACCCGTTTTAGTAGATATACCAAAGGATATACAGCAGACAAAAGGTGAATTTAATTATCCTGAAGAAATAAAATTAAGAAGCTACAATCCTGTCTATGAACCTCATGTTAAGCAAATAGAAAAAGCTTATCAACTTTTAGAAAAGGCTGAAAGACCGGTTTTGATGTTAGGAGGAGGCGTAATTTCAGCCAACGCTCACGAAGAAGCTGTAAAATTAGCAGAAAAGTTGAACTTACCTGTTGTTATGACCCTTATGGGATTAAGTGCCTTCCCTGGAGACCATGAGCAAAGTTTAGGAATGTTAGGAATGCATGGTACTTATTATGCTAACATGGCGGTAGCTAACTGCGATGTGCTTTTAGCCGTTGGGGTAAGGTTTGACGACCGTGTAACCGGCAAAGTAGATTCCTTTGCTCCAAGTGCAAAAATTATTCATATAGACATAGACCCAAGCTCTATACAAAAAAACGTCAAAGTTGATGTTCCTATAGTAGCTGACTGTAAAAAAGCTTTGAAACGCTTATTAGAATTTATTAAACTTGGTGGAAAAGAAAATAAATACTGGAGAGAAAGATTCAATGATTGGTGGGAACAGATAAATATTTGGAGAAGGAGATATCCTTTAACCTACCGACAAGAAGGAGATTACATAAAGCCTCAGTTTGTTATAGAAAAGCTTTATGAACTCACCAAAGGAGAGGCTATAGTAGCTACTGAAGTAGGACAAAACCAAATGTGGACTGCCCTTTTTTACAAATTTAAACATCCTAGATCGCTGATAACCTCTGGTGGATTGGGTACCATGGGTTTTGGGTTTCCTGCAGCTATTGGAGCCCAAATGGGTAATCCTGGTAAATTAGTAGTAGATATAGCTGGAGACGGTTCCATCCAGATGAACATTCAAGAACTGGCAACAGCTGTAGAACAGAAGCTTCCTATTAAGATCATCATTCTCAACAATGGATTTTTGGGGATGGTTCGTCAATGGCAAGAACTTTTTTATGGAAAAAGATATTCTTCGGTTAAATTTGGGGTTATTCCTGATTTTGTTAAATTGGCAGAAGCTTATGGAGCAGTAGGTATGCGCATAACCAGACCTGAGGAAGTAGAACCAGCCTTAAAAAAGGTCCTCCAAACCAACTCGTTAGTAATTCTTGATGTACATATAGCTCCAGAAGAAGGCGTCTTCCCGATGGTACCTGCAGGAAAAGCTACCACAGAAATGATACTACTATAA
- a CDS encoding DUF465 domain-containing protein, whose product MNKDLVKRFAEKYPEINDLFEKHQKLENKVDELSQKAYLTPEEEIKLKELKREKLYIKEKIYKIIKTNEGIEID is encoded by the coding sequence ATGAATAAGGATTTGGTTAAACGGTTTGCTGAGAAGTATCCAGAAATTAACGACCTTTTTGAGAAACATCAGAAGTTAGAAAATAAGGTAGATGAACTTTCTCAAAAAGCTTATCTTACTCCCGAAGAAGAGATTAAGTTAAAAGAACTTAAAAGAGAAAAACTTTATATTAAAGAAAAAATATACAAAATTATAAAAACTAATGAAGGGATAGAGATAGACTAA
- a CDS encoding slipin family protein, giving the protein MSFTLIFIVILVLLFLQASVKVINEYERAVVLRLGKFLAVKGPGLIILLPVIDRMVKIDLRTVTLDVPPQEVITKDNVSIRVSAVVYYRVLDPEKSFLQVEDYHYATSQLAQTTLRSICGQAELDEVLAEREKLNLKIQEILDADTEPWGVKVSKVEIKEIDLPEEMKRAMAKQAEAERERRAKVISADGEYQASKTLLEAAQIMAQNPITLQLRYLQTLTEIASEKNSTILFPLPIELLKALTNNPK; this is encoded by the coding sequence ATGAGTTTTACGCTAATTTTTATCGTAATTTTAGTTTTGTTGTTTCTGCAAGCCTCAGTAAAGGTAATTAATGAGTATGAACGAGCGGTAGTACTTCGGTTAGGTAAATTTTTAGCAGTCAAAGGCCCTGGATTAATCATCCTTCTTCCGGTAATAGATCGTATGGTTAAAATAGATTTAAGAACGGTAACTTTAGATGTTCCACCTCAAGAGGTCATCACTAAGGATAACGTTTCTATCAGAGTAAGCGCAGTAGTCTATTACAGGGTCTTAGACCCGGAAAAATCTTTTCTTCAGGTAGAAGATTACCATTATGCCACCAGTCAATTAGCCCAAACTACTTTAAGAAGTATCTGTGGTCAGGCAGAACTTGACGAAGTGTTGGCAGAAAGGGAAAAACTTAATCTTAAAATCCAAGAAATTCTTGATGCAGACACAGAACCTTGGGGGGTCAAAGTTTCTAAAGTAGAAATCAAAGAAATAGACCTACCAGAAGAAATGAAAAGGGCTATGGCTAAACAAGCTGAGGCAGAGAGAGAAAGAAGGGCTAAAGTAATCAGTGCTGACGGTGAATATCAAGCTTCTAAAACTTTACTTGAGGCTGCCCAAATTATGGCACAAAACCCTATTACCCTTCAGCTAAGATACCTACAAACTCTTACAGAGATTGCAAGTGAAAAAAATTCCACAATCCTCTTTCCTTTACCTATTGAACTTTTAAAGGCTTTGACTAACAACCCAAAATAA
- the rplM gene encoding 50S ribosomal protein L13 gives MSSVLTPQTPWVKKEEVKRDWYLVDAKDKVLGRLASKIAILLQGKNRPDYSPHVDQADFIVIINAAQVRLTGKKLDQKVYWRHTGYMGGLKLETARQVLAKDPAKLIFLAVKRMLPRNRMRNKLLKKLKIYSGPNHPHISQNPKPLDF, from the coding sequence ATGTCCTCAGTTTTAACCCCTCAGACTCCTTGGGTAAAAAAGGAAGAAGTAAAAAGAGATTGGTATTTGGTAGATGCCAAAGATAAGGTGCTTGGAAGGCTTGCAAGTAAAATAGCTATTCTTTTGCAGGGTAAAAACCGTCCTGATTATTCTCCCCATGTAGACCAGGCTGATTTTATAGTAATAATAAATGCCGCTCAGGTTAGGCTTACTGGAAAAAAGCTTGACCAAAAGGTTTATTGGCGTCATACAGGTTATATGGGTGGTTTAAAGTTAGAGACAGCCAGACAAGTTTTAGCTAAAGACCCTGCAAAACTTATTTTTCTTGCAGTTAAAAGAATGCTTCCTCGTAACAGGATGAGAAATAAGCTGCTTAAAAAACTTAAAATATATTCAGGGCCTAACCATCCTCATATATCACAAAACCCTAAACCGTTGGATTTTTAA
- the rpsI gene encoding 30S ribosomal protein S9 encodes MERIYATGKRKTSIARVWIYPGTGQIVVNDKPYNEYFYDHIVAEDVLFAPFKITNLLGKFDVKCTVEGGGKSAQAEAIRHGIARALVLYSADLKPILKKAGFITRDPREKERKKYGLRGARRGQQYSKR; translated from the coding sequence ATGGAAAGAATTTATGCTACAGGAAAAAGAAAAACCTCTATAGCTAGGGTTTGGATTTATCCAGGTACGGGTCAGATTGTTGTAAATGACAAACCTTATAATGAATATTTTTATGACCATATAGTAGCGGAAGATGTTTTGTTCGCTCCGTTTAAAATTACCAACCTTTTAGGCAAGTTTGACGTAAAGTGTACGGTAGAAGGTGGAGGTAAGTCTGCTCAGGCTGAGGCTATAAGACATGGGATAGCCCGTGCTTTGGTCCTTTATTCTGCTGACTTGAAACCTATATTGAAAAAGGCTGGTTTTATCACCCGCGATCCACGTGAGAAAGAAAGAAAGAAGTACGGATTAAGAGGAGCCAGAAGGGGTCAACAGTACTCCAAACGTTAA
- the argC gene encoding N-acetyl-gamma-glutamyl-phosphate reductase, whose amino-acid sequence MIKAAIIGATGYTGLELLRLAENHPELKIEVITSREKQGKSLAEVYHWKGKYKDLIFEEPVVDKIAPKVEVAFLCVPAGKAQELAYQFLKYKVKVIDFSADFRFKSISLFEDTYKLTYLYPELNEKAVYGLCEIFTEDIKKADLIANPGCYPTSILLPLIPLVKERLIDIDFIIADSKSGVSGAGRKADLYYSFCEVNDDFKAYKIASHRHNPEIEEKLSLFAEKEIKVVFTPHLLPINRGIFSTIYLRSKHPLKVLRDCLENFYQKRPFVSICAEGIIPTIKEVRGTNLCKIGLFEDKKRGFVVIVSVIDNLIKGASGQALQNFNLMFGLPEEMGLSFSPFFV is encoded by the coding sequence ATGATAAAAGCTGCAATAATAGGAGCCACTGGTTATACAGGTCTCGAACTTTTAAGGTTAGCAGAAAATCATCCTGAGTTAAAAATCGAGGTTATTACCTCTCGAGAAAAGCAAGGTAAGTCTTTAGCAGAAGTTTATCATTGGAAAGGTAAATATAAAGACCTTATCTTTGAAGAGCCTGTAGTGGATAAAATAGCTCCTAAGGTAGAGGTAGCTTTTTTGTGTGTGCCTGCAGGTAAGGCTCAAGAATTAGCCTATCAGTTTCTAAAGTATAAAGTAAAGGTTATAGATTTTTCAGCTGACTTTAGGTTTAAGTCTATTTCTCTCTTTGAAGACACCTATAAGCTTACCTATCTTTATCCAGAGCTTAACGAAAAAGCTGTTTATGGGCTTTGTGAAATTTTTACTGAAGACATCAAAAAAGCTGATTTGATAGCTAATCCAGGATGTTATCCTACTTCTATCCTTTTGCCTTTGATACCTTTGGTTAAAGAAAGACTTATAGATATAGATTTTATCATTGCAGATTCAAAAAGTGGGGTTTCAGGAGCAGGGAGAAAGGCAGATCTTTATTACAGTTTTTGTGAAGTAAACGACGATTTTAAGGCCTATAAAATCGCTTCTCACAGACATAATCCTGAGATAGAAGAAAAGCTTTCTCTATTTGCAGAGAAGGAGATAAAGGTCGTTTTTACTCCACATCTTTTACCGATAAACCGTGGAATTTTTTCTACCATTTATTTAAGGTCTAAACATCCTCTTAAGGTTTTGCGCGATTGTTTGGAGAATTTTTATCAAAAAAGGCCTTTTGTATCCATATGTGCTGAGGGGATAATTCCTACGATCAAAGAGGTTAGAGGAACCAACCTTTGCAAAATAGGGCTTTTTGAAGATAAAAAAAGAGGTTTCGTAGTAATAGTTTCAGTGATAGATAATTTAATTAAAGGGGCAAGTGGTCAGGCTTTACAAAATTTTAATCTTATGTTTGGTCTTCCCGAAGAGATGGGATTATCTTTTTCTCCTTTTTTTGTTTAA
- the truA gene encoding tRNA pseudouridine(38-40) synthase TruA, with the protein MSEINIRNIRLFIAYDGTNYLGWQIQPKGPTVQGVIQEILSKILGHKVTLKASGRTDAGVHALCQVAHFLTTSNRPLEVIFRALNSLLPQDISVWKIEEVDFKFHAQKHARKKTYVYQIYNYPVRNPLLRLYSWWVPEPLNLEDMKACLPFIIGEKDFASFRKAGTDIKTTVRTIYQATLERDSQNPNLILFTIEGRGFMRYMVRNIVGALVEVGKGRLTVEDFENILKARDRKIAPPPAPPQGLFLKKVEYLDIQVLESYPPFEVKI; encoded by the coding sequence ATGTCTGAGATCAATATAAGAAACATTCGGTTATTTATAGCTTATGATGGGACAAATTATTTAGGATGGCAGATTCAACCTAAAGGACCTACGGTCCAAGGAGTTATTCAAGAAATTTTATCTAAAATTCTTGGTCATAAGGTAACCTTAAAGGCTTCTGGTAGAACTGATGCTGGGGTACATGCTCTTTGTCAGGTTGCTCATTTTTTAACTACTTCAAATAGACCTTTAGAGGTGATTTTCAGGGCTTTAAATAGTCTTTTACCTCAAGACATTTCGGTATGGAAAATAGAGGAGGTGGATTTTAAGTTTCATGCCCAAAAACATGCCCGGAAAAAAACCTATGTTTATCAGATATATAATTATCCTGTAAGAAATCCTCTTTTAAGGCTTTATTCTTGGTGGGTGCCAGAGCCTTTAAATTTAGAAGATATGAAAGCCTGCTTGCCTTTTATCATCGGAGAAAAAGATTTTGCCAGCTTTAGAAAGGCTGGGACAGACATTAAGACCACGGTAAGGACTATATATCAAGCTACTTTAGAAAGAGATTCTCAAAATCCTAATTTGATCCTTTTTACGATAGAAGGTCGAGGGTTTATGCGGTATATGGTGAGGAACATCGTTGGAGCCTTGGTTGAAGTAGGAAAAGGGAGGCTTACGGTAGAGGATTTTGAAAACATCCTTAAGGCCAGAGATCGAAAGATAGCCCCTCCTCCAGCACCTCCACAAGGTTTGTTTTTAAAAAAGGTTGAATATCTTGACATTCAAGTTTTAGAGAGTTATCCTCCTTTTGAGGTGAAAATTTAA
- the hisB gene encoding imidazoleglycerol-phosphate dehydratase HisB — MKAVEKRRYTLETEVEIKLDLNGEWLEENIINTGIGFLDHMLELFAYHSGIKLQIEARGDLEVDYHHTVEDIGITLGEALEEALEDRRGMARYGEATIPMEEALTQVVIDLAKRPCFIFLVSFPTEKIGGFDTELIEEFLRALAMNGKFTLHVRNFYGKNSHHIAESIFKALAHAFKKALSPVSQEVFSTKGIL; from the coding sequence ATGAAAGCGGTCGAGAAAAGACGTTATACTTTAGAAACTGAAGTAGAAATAAAGTTAGATTTAAATGGAGAGTGGTTAGAGGAAAACATTATTAACACTGGGATAGGGTTTTTAGACCATATGCTTGAGCTTTTTGCCTATCATTCAGGTATTAAGCTCCAGATAGAAGCAAGAGGAGACCTTGAGGTAGATTATCATCATACGGTAGAAGATATAGGTATTACCTTAGGTGAGGCTTTAGAAGAGGCTTTAGAAGATAGGAGAGGTATGGCGCGTTATGGAGAAGCTACCATTCCTATGGAAGAGGCTTTAACCCAAGTAGTGATAGACCTTGCTAAAAGACCTTGTTTTATTTTTTTGGTCTCTTTTCCCACTGAAAAAATCGGAGGTTTTGATACAGAACTTATCGAGGAGTTTTTAAGGGCTTTAGCGATGAACGGAAAGTTTACCCTTCATGTAAGAAATTTTTATGGTAAAAACTCTCATCATATTGCCGAAAGTATATTTAAAGCTTTAGCCCACGCTTTTAAGAAGGCTTTAAGTCCTGTTTCTCAAGAAGTATTTTCCACTAAGGGTATCCTCTAA
- a CDS encoding CvpA family protein has protein sequence MIWFDYFALAILSYFTIRGFLSGFVRTIASLLGMVVAFLYSGWFSIKIAPFVGSLTTTNPKVLPVLSFILAFAMIYFSFVLGGFLLVTLLGKMHLTLADRILGGLLGLVKASLFITFFYLVLIIPYPASKNTLRTALTYPIVEKTINISSPLIPKSWKSFLKERGLLT, from the coding sequence ATGATATGGTTTGACTATTTTGCCTTAGCTATTTTAAGTTATTTTACGATAAGAGGTTTTTTATCTGGATTTGTAAGAACCATAGCTTCCCTTTTAGGTATGGTGGTTGCCTTTCTTTACTCAGGATGGTTTTCTATAAAGATTGCACCTTTTGTTGGCAGCCTAACCACTACTAACCCTAAGGTCCTTCCTGTCTTAAGTTTTATCCTTGCCTTCGCTATGATCTATTTTAGCTTTGTTTTAGGTGGCTTCCTTTTAGTAACTCTTTTGGGAAAAATGCATCTTACATTAGCAGACAGGATTTTAGGAGGTTTGTTAGGCCTTGTTAAGGCCTCTCTTTTTATAACCTTCTTTTATCTTGTTTTGATAATACCCTATCCAGCCTCTAAAAATACCTTAAGAACTGCCCTAACCTATCCTATCGTAGAAAAGACTATAAATATTTCTTCTCCCTTAATTCCTAAAAGCTGGAAAAGCTTTCTTAAAGAACGAGGTCTTCTAACTTAG